In one Cronobacter dublinensis subsp. dublinensis LMG 23823 genomic region, the following are encoded:
- the gppA gene encoding guanosine-5'-triphosphate,3'-diphosphate diphosphatase, whose amino-acid sequence MPGASSLYAAIDLGSNSFHMLVVREVAGSIQTLTRVKRKVRLAAGLSADNTLSTDAMERGWQCLRLFAERLQDIPCAQIRVVATATLRLATNADEFVARAQEILGCPVQVIAGEEEARLIYQGVAHTTGGDDRRLVVDIGGASTELVTGTGARATSLFSLPMGCVTFLERYFTDRSLTQAHFDSAEQAAREVLRPVIAQLRGQGWRICVGASGTVQALQEIMMAQGMDERITLAKLQQLKARAIQCGRLEELEIEGLTLERALVFPSGLAILIAVFSELEIAYMTLAGGALREGLVYGMLHLAVDQDIRNRTLKNIQRRFMVDISQAARVAQLAERFAGSVEAEWALDDLSRALLHSASLLHEVGLAVDFKRAPQHAAYLVNNLDLPGFTPAQKKLLATLLLNQTGTVDLPALQQQNAVPLRVAERLCRLLRLAIIFASRRRDDMLPDVTLSAQGDTLTATLPQDWLCVHPLGAEMLEQEQRWQSYVHWQLDVQ is encoded by the coding sequence ATGCCCGGCGCCTCCTCACTGTATGCGGCAATCGACCTCGGTTCGAACAGCTTTCATATGCTGGTGGTACGTGAGGTGGCCGGGAGCATTCAGACGCTCACGCGTGTGAAACGCAAGGTCCGCCTCGCGGCGGGCCTCAGCGCCGACAATACCCTTTCGACGGACGCCATGGAGCGCGGCTGGCAATGCCTGCGCCTGTTCGCCGAACGGCTTCAGGATATCCCCTGCGCGCAAATCCGCGTGGTCGCGACCGCGACGCTGCGCCTTGCTACCAACGCCGACGAGTTTGTCGCCCGCGCGCAAGAGATCCTCGGCTGTCCGGTACAGGTAATTGCCGGCGAAGAAGAAGCCCGGCTTATCTACCAGGGTGTTGCGCATACCACCGGTGGCGATGACCGCCGTCTGGTCGTGGATATCGGCGGCGCCAGCACAGAACTTGTGACCGGCACCGGCGCCCGCGCCACGTCTCTCTTCAGCCTGCCAATGGGCTGCGTCACCTTTCTTGAGCGTTATTTCACCGACCGCAGCCTGACGCAGGCGCATTTCGACAGCGCCGAGCAGGCCGCGCGCGAGGTGTTGCGCCCGGTTATTGCGCAGCTACGTGGTCAGGGGTGGAGGATCTGCGTCGGCGCATCCGGCACCGTGCAGGCGCTGCAGGAAATCATGATGGCGCAGGGCATGGATGAGCGCATTACGCTTGCCAAGCTCCAGCAGCTGAAAGCACGCGCCATTCAGTGCGGACGTCTTGAGGAGCTGGAGATTGAAGGCCTGACGCTTGAGCGCGCGCTGGTCTTTCCGAGCGGTCTGGCCATTCTTATCGCCGTTTTCAGCGAGCTGGAAATCGCGTACATGACGCTTGCCGGCGGCGCGCTGCGTGAAGGGCTGGTCTATGGCATGCTGCATCTCGCGGTGGATCAGGATATTCGCAACCGTACGCTGAAAAATATTCAGCGCCGGTTTATGGTGGATATCAGCCAGGCCGCGCGCGTGGCCCAGCTGGCGGAGCGGTTTGCCGGGAGCGTGGAAGCCGAGTGGGCGCTGGACGATCTCAGCCGTGCGCTGCTGCACAGCGCCAGCCTGTTGCATGAAGTCGGCCTCGCGGTCGATTTTAAACGTGCGCCTCAGCACGCCGCTTATCTGGTGAATAATCTCGATTTACCGGGCTTCACGCCCGCGCAGAAAAAGCTGCTGGCGACGCTGCTGCTGAACCAGACCGGCACGGTCGATCTTCCGGCACTGCAACAGCAAAACGCGGTGCCGCTACGCGTGGCCGAGCGCCTTTGTCGACTGCTGCGCCTGGCGATTATCTTCGCCAGCCGTCGACGCGACGATATGCTGCCGGATGTCACACTGAGCGCACAGGGCGACACGCTGACCGCGACGCTCCCGCAGGACTGGCTCTGCGTGCATCCGCTGGGTGCCGAGATGTTAGAGCAGGAGCAGCGCTGGCAAAGTTACGTGCACTGGCAGCTC
- the trxA gene encoding thioredoxin TrxA yields the protein MSDKIIHLTDDSFDTDVLKADGLTLVDFWAEWCGPCKMIAPILDEIADEYQGKLTVAKLNIDQNPGTAPKYGIRGIPTLLLFKNGEVAATKVGALSKGQLKEFLDANLA from the coding sequence ATGAGCGATAAAATTATTCACCTGACTGACGACAGTTTCGACACGGATGTACTTAAAGCGGACGGGTTGACGCTGGTTGATTTCTGGGCAGAATGGTGTGGTCCGTGCAAGATGATCGCCCCTATCCTTGATGAAATCGCTGATGAATATCAGGGCAAACTGACGGTTGCCAAACTGAACATCGACCAGAACCCGGGCACCGCGCCGAAATACGGCATTCGCGGCATTCCGACTCTGCTGTTGTTTAAAAATGGTGAAGTGGCGGCGACCAAAGTGGGCGCGCTGTCAAAAGGCCAACTGAAAGAGTTCCTCGACGCCAACCTGGCGTAA
- the rhlB gene encoding ATP-dependent RNA helicase RhlB — translation MSKTHLTEQKFSDFALHPVVVQALEKKGFHNCTPIQALALPLTLAGRDVAGQAQTGTGKTMAFLTSTFHYLLSHPAAENRQVNQPRALIMAPTRELAVQIHSDAEPLAEATGLKLGLAYGGDGYDKQLKVLESGVDILIGTTGRLIDYTKQNHVNLGAIQVVVLDEADRMYDLGFIKDIRWLFRRMPAAAQRLNMLFSATLSYRVRELAFEQMNNAEYVEVEPEQKTGHRIKEELFYPSNEEKMRLLQTLIEEEWPDRAIIFANTKHRCEDIWGHLAADGHRVGLLTGDVAQKKRLRILDEFTRGDLDILVATDVAARGLHIPAVTHVFNYDLPDDCEDYVHRIGRTGRAGASGHSISLACEEYALNLPAIETYIGHSIPVSKYNPDALLSELPPPKRLSRPRTGNGPRRSGAPRNRRRTG, via the coding sequence ATGAGCAAAACACACTTGACTGAACAGAAGTTTTCCGACTTCGCCCTGCACCCTGTCGTAGTTCAAGCCCTTGAAAAGAAAGGGTTTCATAACTGCACACCTATCCAGGCTCTGGCACTCCCGTTAACGCTCGCGGGCCGTGACGTTGCAGGGCAGGCGCAAACCGGTACCGGCAAAACGATGGCGTTTTTAACGTCAACGTTTCATTATTTACTCTCACACCCTGCGGCGGAAAATCGCCAGGTGAATCAGCCACGCGCCCTGATTATGGCGCCGACCCGCGAACTCGCGGTGCAGATTCACTCCGACGCGGAACCGCTGGCGGAAGCCACCGGCCTTAAGCTGGGTCTCGCCTACGGCGGTGACGGTTACGACAAGCAACTGAAAGTGCTGGAAAGCGGCGTCGACATTCTGATCGGCACCACCGGCCGTCTCATCGATTACACCAAACAAAACCACGTCAACCTGGGCGCGATTCAGGTCGTGGTGCTCGACGAAGCCGATCGCATGTACGATCTGGGCTTTATCAAAGACATCCGCTGGTTGTTCCGTCGTATGCCAGCTGCCGCACAGCGTCTCAATATGCTGTTCTCCGCGACGCTCTCTTACCGCGTGCGTGAACTCGCGTTCGAGCAGATGAACAACGCGGAATATGTCGAAGTCGAACCGGAGCAGAAAACGGGCCACCGTATTAAAGAAGAGCTTTTCTATCCGTCTAACGAAGAGAAAATGCGCCTGCTCCAGACGCTGATTGAAGAAGAGTGGCCGGATCGCGCCATTATTTTCGCCAATACTAAACATCGCTGTGAAGACATCTGGGGCCATCTGGCGGCAGACGGTCATCGCGTTGGCCTGCTGACGGGCGACGTCGCGCAGAAAAAACGTCTGCGAATTCTTGATGAATTTACCCGTGGCGATCTGGATATTCTGGTTGCGACCGATGTTGCGGCGCGCGGCTTGCATATTCCTGCCGTCACCCACGTCTTTAACTACGACCTGCCGGACGACTGCGAAGATTACGTTCACCGCATCGGCCGTACTGGTCGCGCGGGCGCCAGCGGCCACTCCATCAGCCTTGCCTGTGAAGAGTACGCGCTGAACCTGCCGGCGATCGAAACCTATATCGGCCACTCCATTCCGGTGAGTAAATACAATCCGGATGCGCTGTTAAGCGAACTGCCGCCGCCGAAGCGCCTGTCGCGTCCGCGCACCGGCAATGGCCCGCGTCGTTCCGGCGCGCCGCGCAACCGTCGTCGTACAGGATAA